The genomic window CCGGGACGGGGAGCCCGTCGGCCTCGCCGTCGGCCACCCCCGCCACGATCACCGTCAGCCCGGCGAACGCCGCCGTCGACGTGCGGCCCGACGCCCCCGTCACCGTCAGCGCCGCCGACGGCACGCTCACCGACGTGAAGGTCACCGCCGCCGACGGCACCGTCCTGGACGGCGCCCTCGACGCCGCGGGCACGACGTGGACCTCCTCGGCCACCCTCAGCACGGCCACTGCCTACACGGTGCACGCCGTCGCCGCGAACGTGGCGGGGACGGCCACCACCCAGGACTCCACGCTCACGACGCTGACGCCGGCGGCGACCGCGTTCCCGTCCGTCTCGCCGCTGACCGGCAAGGAGGTGGGCGTCGGGATGCCGGTCATCGTCACCTTCGACAGCCCGGTGGCGAAGGACCGGCGCGCCGTCGTCGAGCAGCACCTGGTGGTGACGGCGTCCCCGAACCCCGTCGAGGGGTCGTGGAGCTGGCAGTCCGACAGCAAGGTCGAGTTCCGCCCCGCCCAGTACTGGCCGGCGCACTCCGCCGTCCACGTCGACGTCGACCTCGGGGGCGTCGAGGTCGCTCCCGGCGTCTGGGGCAAGACCCGCGACATCGACTTCACCATCGGCTCGGCCATGGTCAGCACCGTCGACATCGCCGCCCACACCCTCACCGTCACCCGCGACGGGGAGGTGCTCAAGACCATCCCCGTCACCCTGGGGCAGTCCGGCAGCGGCGGGAAGTTCGTCACGCGCAGCGGGACGAAGGTCATCATGAGCCTCGAGGCCTCGCGGCAGATGAACTCCGAGACCACCGGGATCGGGCAGAACGACCCCAACTACTACAACGTCAACGTCAAGTACGCGATGCGCGTCACCAACTCGGGCGAGTTCCTGCACGCCGCCCCCTGGTCGGTCGGCTCGCAGGGCCGGGCCAACGTGAGCCACGGCTGCACGGGGATGAGCACCGAGAACGCGAAGTGGATGTTCGACCACTCCAAGATGGGCGACGTCGTCGTCTACACCGGCAGCGACCGGACCATCGAGCCGGGCAACGGGTTCAACGTCTGGAACCAGACCTACCAGCAGTGGCAGCAGGGTTCCGCGCTGACCGCCTGAGGCGGCCCCGCCTCGCCCGCCGGGTGTGGCGGGTCGCGCTCCTGGTCGCCACCGTCGTCGCCGTCGTCGTGCTCGCGCGCCGGCTCGAGGCGGCCGACCTGGCGCAGCGACTGCGCACGGCCGAGCCCGCGTGGCTGCTCGCCGCGGCGGCGTGCTCGCTGCTGCCGCTGTACGGCAACGTGGCGTCCATGACGGCGCTGTCGCCCGTGCGGATCCCCGTGGGGCGCACGACGGTGCTGTGGCTGGCCACCTCCTTCGTGAACCTGGTGACCCCCTCCAGCACGGGCGGGGTGGCCCTGACCGTGCGGTACCTGCAGCAGCGCGGTCTGCCGCTGGTGGTGGCGGCGACCACCATCGGCATCGTCCAGTCCACCTCGTTCGTCGTGACGGGCCTGCTGGTCGCCGGCTGCCTCGTCGTGGCCGGCCGCGACCCCGACACCGCCGTGACGTTGCCCTGGCCCGTCCTCGGCGGCGCCGTCGTGGTCGCAGGGGTGGCGTTCCTCGTGGTGCGCTGGTGGCCCCGGGCGCGCCGGTTCGTCGCCACCGCCGTCGTCGACCCCGTGCGCGCGGAGTGGCCCGCGCTGCGGCGGGTCCTGACCCACCCGCTGCGGGTGCTCGTCGCCCTGCTCGGCCACCTCGCCGTCCCGCTGGGCTTCGCGGCGACGCTGGCGTGCTGCGCCCGGGCCGTCGGGGGAGACCCCCCGCTCGCCCTGCTCGTGCTCGTCGTCGTGGGCAGCTCGGCGGTGACCGCCGCCGTCCCCGTGCCCGGGGGCATCGGGGCCTCCGAGGCGGCGCTGGCGGCCGGTCTGGCCGCCGCGGGCCTGCCGGGGGAGGCGGCGCTGTCGGCGGCTCTGCTGCACCGGGCGCTGACGTTCTGGGTGCGCGTGCCGTTCGCGTGGGTGGCGCTGCTGCGGCTCCGGCGCCAGGGGGCGGTCTGACGCCGGAACCCGGGGTCAGCCCGTGAAGCTGGAGATGTCCCCGACGTAGCGGGTGTGGTCGGCCGGGACCGGCTCGACGGCCGCGAGCGCGACCTCGGCGGCGAACCCGGCGACGTCGTACAGCTTGCCGGCGGCCTCCTTGCGGGTGGCCAGGGCCCCGGGGTTGGAACGCTCGAGCAGGGTCGCGGTGATGGTGCCCTCGATCATGTCGCCGGAGACGACGACGAACTCGACGCCGGCGGCCTCGATCGTGGGGATGAGCTCGCGCAGCGCGTCCTCGCCGGCGCGCTTGCTGCGGGCCACCTGCTCGTACTCGGGCATCGTCTCGACGGTCTCGATGAAGTGCGCCTGGTGGCTCGTCACGAAGACGATGCGCGACCCGGGGGCCAGCAGGGGCAGCGCCGTCGTCAGCGCGTTGACCTGGGCGTCGCGGTTGAGCTGCATCGCGTAGTCCTCGGCCATGCCCTGCTCCATGCCGCCGGAGGCGTTGAGGAACAGCAGGTCCAGGCCGCCGAACTCCTCGCGGACGCGCTCGAACATGGCCGTGACCGACGCCGGGTCCGTGAGGTCGGCCCCCACGGCGATCGCGGTCGCGCCGGACGCGGTGAGGGAGGAGACGAGCTTGTCGGCGCGGGGCGCCTTGCTGCGGTAGTTGACGACCACGGAGGCGCCGGCCTCGGCGACGTAGGTCGCGGTCTGGGCGCCGATGCCGCGGGAGGAACCGGTGATGAGGGCGCGCTTGCCGGCGAGGCTGCCGGGGCTGAGGGGGTTGGTCACGGGGCAGGAGCCTAACCGTTCGCCGGGGGAGGACCGGGACGACGAAGGGCCCCGAGCCGGTGGCTCGGGGCCCTTCGTCGTCGACGGTCAGCCGTGCAGGGTCTGCGACGTCCCGATGGCGGGGTTGTCGGCCCGGTCGAGCTCGTCGGCGTGGGCGCTCTCGAGCTCACTGTGGTGGTCGTGGTGCGAGGCGGCCAGCTCGGCCGGGGTCACCGGCTCGACGCGGTCCTCGAAGTAGAACTTCGAGAGCCGGCGCTGGACCTTGCCGAACAGCGTGTCCGGGTTCCCGGCGTCGACGCGGTCCTCGATCTCCATGGGCCGCAGGCTGTCGTGCTGGACGAGGGTCCAGCGCTCCAGGTCCGTGAGCGGCGCGTGGACCTCGATGAACTCCCCGTGGGGCAGGCGGACGATGCGGCCGGTCTCGCGACCGTGCAGCGCCTTCTCGCGGTCCTTGCGCTGCAGGCCCAGGCAGATGCGCTTGGTGATGACGAAGGCCAGCGCCGGGAAGGCGAAGATGCCGACGCGCAGCAGGCGGGTGATGTCGTTGATCGACAGCCCCAGCATGTGGGCGATGATGTCGTTCCCGCCCGAGATCCACAGCAGGCCGTACAGGGTGAGCGCCATGACGCCCAGGCCGGTGCGGGTCGGCTGGTTGCGGGGACGGTCGAGCAGGTGGTGCTCACGACGGTCGCCCGTCGCGGCCTGCTCGATCCACGGGTAGACGATGCCCGCCACCACCATGACGCCGCAGATGATGAGCGCCGTGAGGATGTTGAACGAGAACGTGTACCCGAAGGCCTCGAACTCCAGCCAGCCCGGCATCAGGCGCACCGCGCCGTCGGCCCAGCCCATGTACCAGTCGGGCTGCGAACCCGCGGTGACCGGGGAGGGGTCGTAGGCGCCGTAGGCCCAGATCGCGTTGATCTGCACCAGGGCCCCGAGGGCGGCGATGACGCCGAAGACGATGAAGAAGAACCCGCCGGCCTTGGCCATGTACACCGGGAAGAGCGGGAACCCGACGACGTTGTCCTCGGTCCTGCCCGGGCCGGGGTACTGCGTGTGCTTGTGCACGACGACCAGCATCAGGTGGACGGCGACCAGCGCGAGGATGATCGCCGGCAGCAGCAGGATGTGGATCGTGAAGAAGCGCGGGATGAAGTCCGTGCCGGGGAACTCGCCGCCGAAGAGGAAGAAGCTGATGTAGCTGCCGACCACGGGCACGGCCAGGATGATCGCGTCCGCGATGCGGATCCCGGTGCCGGACAGCAGGTCGTCGGGCAGGGAGTACCCGGTGAAGCCCTCGACGACCGCCAGGATGGCCAGGATCGAACCGATGACCCAGTTGACCTCGCGCGGCTTGCGGAAGGCGCCGGTGAAGAACACGCGGGCCATGTGGACGACCGTCGCGGCGACGAAGACCAGGGCCGCCCAGTGGTGGATCTGCCGCATGAGCAGACCGCCGCGGATGTCGAACGAGAGCCGCAGGGTCGACTCGTAGGCCTCGGACACGTGCTGGCCGACCAGGGGGACGTAGTTCCCCTGGTAGACCGTCTCGGCCGCGCTCGGCTCGTAGAAGAACGTCAGGAACGTCCCGGTGAGCAGGAGGATCACGAAGCTGTAGAGCGTGACCTCACCGAGCATGAACGACCAGTGGTCCGGGAAGATCTTGCGGGCGAAGCCGTTGACGACCTTGCTCGCCCCGACGGTGTCGTCGGCGAAGTTCGCGACGCCCGCCGCCGTCTTGTCGATGGTGCTCATCCGCGCTCCCAGAAGCTCGGGCCCACGGCCTCGTCGAAGCCGTTCGTCGCGTACAGGTACCCCTCGTCGTCAACTGCGATCGGCAGCTGGGGGAGAGGACGCTTCGCGGGGCCGAAGATCACCTTGCAGTCCTGCGTCAGGTCGAAGGTCGACTGGTGGCAGGGGCACAGCAGGTGGTGGGTCTGCTGTTCGTACAGGGCCACGGGGCAGCCCATGTGGGTGCAGATCTTGGAGTAGGCGACGGTCCCGTCGACACCCCAGTCGTTCTGCTTCTCGGTCAGCAGGCTCTGGTCCAGCCGCATGATCAGCACGGCGGACTTGGCCTTCTCGTTCAGCGTGTGGTCGACCTCCTCGATGCCCTCGGGCAGGACGTGGACGACCGAGCCGAGGCTCACGTCGGCGGCCCGGATGCGGCCACCCTCCGGGTCCTTGACGAGGTGGGTCCCCGCCTTCCACATCGTCACCGAGAGCTGGTTGCCGGGCAGCGGACCCGTGTCCCGGAAGAAGAACACCGCGGGGATCGGGAACAGCGCCAAGGCACCGACGAGGGTGTTGCGGATCAGCGGACGGCGACCCAGACCGGCCTCGCCGGCGCCCTCCTTGAGGATGGCGACCGCTTCCTCGCGCTCGGCCGTGGTGCCGCGCTGACGGTGACGCATGTCGATGCGCTCGTCGTCGGGCATGAGCGTCTTGGCCCAGTGCACGGCGCCGACGCCGAGGGCGAACAGGGACAGGAACATC from Kineococcus rhizosphaerae includes these protein-coding regions:
- a CDS encoding L,D-transpeptidase, with protein sequence MSSGPSSALRRRTLVGALLAAAAVPVVAGCQSKSGAAGPGAGTGSPSASPSATPATITVSPANAAVDVRPDAPVTVSAADGTLTDVKVTAADGTVLDGALDAAGTTWTSSATLSTATAYTVHAVAANVAGTATTQDSTLTTLTPAATAFPSVSPLTGKEVGVGMPVIVTFDSPVAKDRRAVVEQHLVVTASPNPVEGSWSWQSDSKVEFRPAQYWPAHSAVHVDVDLGGVEVAPGVWGKTRDIDFTIGSAMVSTVDIAAHTLTVTRDGEVLKTIPVTLGQSGSGGKFVTRSGTKVIMSLEASRQMNSETTGIGQNDPNYYNVNVKYAMRVTNSGEFLHAAPWSVGSQGRANVSHGCTGMSTENAKWMFDHSKMGDVVVYTGSDRTIEPGNGFNVWNQTYQQWQQGSALTA
- a CDS encoding lysylphosphatidylglycerol synthase transmembrane domain-containing protein, whose translation is MAAGFRADRLRRPRLARRVWRVALLVATVVAVVVLARRLEAADLAQRLRTAEPAWLLAAAACSLLPLYGNVASMTALSPVRIPVGRTTVLWLATSFVNLVTPSSTGGVALTVRYLQQRGLPLVVAATTIGIVQSTSFVVTGLLVAGCLVVAGRDPDTAVTLPWPVLGGAVVVAGVAFLVVRWWPRARRFVATAVVDPVRAEWPALRRVLTHPLRVLVALLGHLAVPLGFAATLACCARAVGGDPPLALLVLVVVGSSAVTAAVPVPGGIGASEAALAAGLAAAGLPGEAALSAALLHRALTFWVRVPFAWVALLRLRRQGAV
- a CDS encoding SDR family oxidoreductase, translating into MTNPLSPGSLAGKRALITGSSRGIGAQTATYVAEAGASVVVNYRSKAPRADKLVSSLTASGATAIAVGADLTDPASVTAMFERVREEFGGLDLLFLNASGGMEQGMAEDYAMQLNRDAQVNALTTALPLLAPGSRIVFVTSHQAHFIETVETMPEYEQVARSKRAGEDALRELIPTIEAAGVEFVVVSGDMIEGTITATLLERSNPGALATRKEAAGKLYDVAGFAAEVALAAVEPVPADHTRYVGDISSFTG
- a CDS encoding cytochrome b; translated protein: MSTIDKTAAGVANFADDTVGASKVVNGFARKIFPDHWSFMLGEVTLYSFVILLLTGTFLTFFYEPSAAETVYQGNYVPLVGQHVSEAYESTLRLSFDIRGGLLMRQIHHWAALVFVAATVVHMARVFFTGAFRKPREVNWVIGSILAILAVVEGFTGYSLPDDLLSGTGIRIADAIILAVPVVGSYISFFLFGGEFPGTDFIPRFFTIHILLLPAIILALVAVHLMLVVVHKHTQYPGPGRTEDNVVGFPLFPVYMAKAGGFFFIVFGVIAALGALVQINAIWAYGAYDPSPVTAGSQPDWYMGWADGAVRLMPGWLEFEAFGYTFSFNILTALIICGVMVVAGIVYPWIEQAATGDRREHHLLDRPRNQPTRTGLGVMALTLYGLLWISGGNDIIAHMLGLSINDITRLLRVGIFAFPALAFVITKRICLGLQRKDREKALHGRETGRIVRLPHGEFIEVHAPLTDLERWTLVQHDSLRPMEIEDRVDAGNPDTLFGKVQRRLSKFYFEDRVEPVTPAELAASHHDHHSELESAHADELDRADNPAIGTSQTLHG
- a CDS encoding ubiquinol-cytochrome c reductase iron-sulfur subunit, with translation MSDIERAEEAHGQPGTTLARPEGGVPDRFENPGLPPHKHRMGDTDPKAAKRAERQVAFFLLLSIIGSIGIIVSIIAVKYDGSFERISLSTKAIGLSMFLSLFALGVGAVHWAKTLMPDDERIDMRHRQRGTTAEREEAVAILKEGAGEAGLGRRPLIRNTLVGALALFPIPAVFFFRDTGPLPGNQLSVTMWKAGTHLVKDPEGGRIRAADVSLGSVVHVLPEGIEEVDHTLNEKAKSAVLIMRLDQSLLTEKQNDWGVDGTVAYSKICTHMGCPVALYEQQTHHLLCPCHQSTFDLTQDCKVIFGPAKRPLPQLPIAVDDEGYLYATNGFDEAVGPSFWERG